Part of the Deltaproteobacteria bacterium genome is shown below.
CCCTTCACCAGCAGCCGCCCGACCTTCTTCTCCCGCAGGAGGTGGAAAATGACCTTGCCGCTCGACGCCACGTTGAGCTCGCCGCGATCCCAGCGGCGCGGCTTGTGCACGTCCTGATCGGGCGCGAGCGGGCCCTGCGTCTGCTGAACGATCGTCTTCGGCTTTTCGTCCCCTTCGAGCCATTTGGTGACGATTCCGTAAAGCGCCGTGGCGTTGAACGGGGTCACCAACACGTCGTCGCAAAACATGTGCAGCCCCAGCCGCTCCATGTCGGCGGGGTCCGTCGCGCGTGTCGTGAGCATGACGAACGGAATGGCCGAAAGCTGGTCCCGACTCTTGAAAAGCCGCGCGAGCTCATTGCCCGATAGGACAGCAAGGTTCTGGTCGCAGATGATCAAATCGGGGTGGAAATTCAGCGTCATGTCCACGGCCTGTTTCTCGTCGGAGCATCGGACGCACTTGTAACCGACGTCCTGTAGAAACTTCAGCGCTTTTTCGTGGACCTCGTCATTCGGAGATATCAGAAGTATCCGCTTCGACATGACCGCCTCTCGCCAAACGACCTGTTACAATCCTTGTGAGTGAACTCACGGTATCTGAACCGTTAACCGAAAAATTTCTACCAGTCAACCGAAATTTCTCGATCCAGCCGGAAAGGGAAATTCGCCGCCCTCGGATCGGGCACCGCCCCAACCCACCGTTCACCCTTGAACGACGGGGCCGGAAGTCGGTCCGGCCCCCTTCGGTCTCTCCCGAGGTACGATCGAATCCGGTCGTCTAGAAGTGGTAACCCGCGCCCGCGCCGATGCCGAGACCCGTCGTTTGCAGCCCCATGTTCACCGTGGCGAACCAATTGTCACCGAGCAGAAACTTCCAGTCGAGGTCGATATGGACGTGAGGCAGTACCGACGGCAGGGGGTCGCTCTTGCTGTCGGGATCGATCGTGACCTGATCCTCGGTCAAATCCTGTTCCGGCACGTTTGTCACCGACGACTGATAGTCGTATTGCTCGAACTGACCGTAGGCGAACATCGGACCGATGCCGATGCCGGGGTTGAAAAACACCTTGTCCTTGGCCACTTCGATGTCGAAGAAAATGTCGGCCGTGATGGCGATGGCCCCGTTTCCGCCGGCGTCGATGTACGCCTGGTCGATCGGGCTCTGGCCGTCGAGGCGCCAGACGCCGTCTTCGACGTTCACGAAATAGTGCCAGAACGTGCCGGTGACCGCGAAGATCCCGAAGTCGTAACCGCCGTAGGCCGCCACGTGGTAGATGGACAGGTCCGGCCGCTCCTCGTAGCTGGAGAGCATCATGCCCGGAAAGTTGTAGCCGCCCTTGATCCCCATGATGGCTTCTTCGTCGTCGTGGTCGGCCAAGGCCGGAACGACCGCCAGCATCACGAGCATCATCGCCGCGAACAGCCGCTGAAACGCCGCGGTCTTGTGCATCACGCTCCCTCCTCGATGTCGAACATGGATGTTCCGGAAATTCGGGCAGTGGTACCAAATCCGGCACGCAGGGTCAATCGCGAAACGCCGATCGGCGTACGTTCAGGGCTTTTCCGGCGGCGGGCGAAAGTCGTCGCGGACATAAACGATCACGCGGTCGCCTTTCGCAATTGCCTTCTCCTCGCCGAAGTCGTTCCAGCGGCGAAGGCTCGACAGGCTCGTGTCGAAGTCGCGGCCGATCGAATACAGCGTCATACCCTTCTTCACGGCGATCTCGACGCGGCGGATTCCGCGCAGCGAATTCCAGTCGGCGACCGCCCGCTCCTTGACGTTGACGCCGTCGAGCGCGTCGGCCCGGTCGGCCGGCACCACGATGCGATACCCACCCGGGTCCGGCGGGACGTAATCGCTTCTCAGGCCCGGATTGAGCGCCGCGAGCGTGCCGCCCGGCACGCCCGCCAGCGCTTCCAGCAGGCGCAGATCAGTCAACGGGCGCACGTGCAATCCCGTCGTCGCATCCGGCGCGAAATCGATCTTCGCAAAACCGTAGCGCTCGGGATCGGTCATGATTCGCCGCGCCGCTAATATGCGCGGAACGTAGTCGGCCGTCTCGGCTCTCAGCTTGCCCGCGTCGCGAAGCGCGAAAAAGTCGCGCGGCGCGCCGGATTCGAGCAGGCGCGTCAAATCGCCCCGCCCCAGATTGTATGCAGCCATTGCGAGATACCAGTCGCCGAACTGCGCGTGCAGCGCGCGCAGGTAATCGGCGGCGAACCGGGTCGCGGCGTCGGGATCGTAACGCTCATCCACGAAAGCGTCGCGGCGCAACCCGAACAGCCGCGCGGTGGCGGGGAGAATCTGCCAAAAGCCTCCCGCGTCGCTCGGGCTCGTGGCGCGGACCTTGTAGTGACTCTCGACGAACGCGAGCGCGAGCAGATCCTCGGGCATGCGTTTGCGGCGCAGCTCGGCGAGCACGCGTTCGCGCCACGCGCCGTAACGCACGAGCGCTTCCGCCGTCCGGTCGCGTTCCGTGGTGCGCATGCGTTCGATGAAGGTTTCGACGGAGGCGTGATTGGTCTCGGGGACCGCGGGCAATTCGGCGAGTTCCGCCGACTCGGCCTGCGCCTTCGCGAGGACGCCGACGAGATCGTCTTCGGGCGTGTTTTCGTCGGCGTTGTCCTCGGCCATCGCGACGCCGACCACGACGACCGCGAACAATCCGAATATCGCGGCGATCAGATGATTGATTCGCATGGGACGTGAATGCGCGATGTGCGCGCGCATGTCAAGCCGGGAGGTGCGCGACCTGCTTCAGTTCACGATCACTTCGATCCGAAGGAGATCCTGCGCCGCGAGATCGACGGGGAGTCGGTAGTATCCCTGCGGTCCCGGCGAAACAACGACGGTGGCGCGCAATTCTCCCCGTCCGCGCCGCAAATGATAGTCACATTTTCATTGACAACCGTTCTCGACCTGTGTCACCGTCAGTGATATTTTCCGGTGAACGCGCTCGGACAGCTTTGAAACGAGACGCTTCGTCGAATGATCGGGAACCCGGAAACCATCGCCCTCCGCGCCTTCAACGCACCGATTTGGATTCGTGTCGTTGCGCTGCCCCTCGCGCTCGTTCTTCTGCTCATCCCAGCCTGCGATTGCGGTTCGTCCGCTACGTCCGACGGCGCGAATTCGGATGACGACGATGTCGTTGCCGACGACGACACGTCGGCCGATGACGACGGGGACGACGACGCGGGATCGACCACCACGACAACGCCGACCACATCGACGACCGGCGGGACCGTCACGACGACCACGGCTACATCGCCGAGCACCACGACGACCACGATCCCCGGTTCGGGCACCGCGTGCGACCCCTACCGTTACACCGCCGCAGAAGGCCCGGACGTTCCCGACTTCGGTCCATGGCCCGAATACACCATCGGCGCGATCACGTATCGGCAATACATCGCGGGAAGCGCGGGCGTGGGACGGAACGCCGTAGCACTCGATGCCGACGGACGCGCGTGGGTGTTTGGCATGGTGGGCCGCTCGTTTGATGCCTACATCTTCGATGATGACGGCTCTGTCGAGCGCGAGATTGTCGATCCGGC
Proteins encoded:
- a CDS encoding transglycosylase SLT domain-containing protein translates to MRINHLIAAIFGLFAVVVVGVAMAEDNADENTPEDDLVGVLAKAQAESAELAELPAVPETNHASVETFIERMRTTERDRTAEALVRYGAWRERVLAELRRKRMPEDLLALAFVESHYKVRATSPSDAGGFWQILPATARLFGLRRDAFVDERYDPDAATRFAADYLRALHAQFGDWYLAMAAYNLGRGDLTRLLESGAPRDFFALRDAGKLRAETADYVPRILAARRIMTDPERYGFAKIDFAPDATTGLHVRPLTDLRLLEALAGVPGGTLAALNPGLRSDYVPPDPGGYRIVVPADRADALDGVNVKERAVADWNSLRGIRRVEIAVKKGMTLYSIGRDFDTSLSSLRRWNDFGEEKAIAKGDRVIVYVRDDFRPPPEKP